From Oscillospiraceae bacterium, one genomic window encodes:
- a CDS encoding putative Ig domain-containing protein: MSKPTRENPEKQQAPATPKNAVENSSLCADAAAQQYTETLTTDSSGFCQYRILTQTTIDSLNTSAEPSDPPAFQNNLALILENPTATSVKVNALTANGCDFSSLPGLLKTVCGQYNTDREKALALWQFLRQYLTFGITWPDQDFRSPDFSLIRFLNGFGSGACGSFNGSLALLAAAAGIPTRTGSLSDGSHAVTELFFDGKSRYFDALYPNAGHLFKGAFILDEIGEVASHEQLCLDSFLTRRAGPVEIGELASLFGSGDHWRTDRISSYTDPRDMSFTLQPGQQLVFYYNKFIGEKLPHQNLVSGEKRLLGAACSHALKKDQSSYVYWDDCPWPITGLYIHGKLNSGQLAVFLHASGKNHLSITQPGEFSFDFKNVCNAFAKTSHHCTLIIESADADFKIDEIKLLFQVCRPSLPALRSGKNTLELRADPNSTLKITHICRESAVSPPTPPKLLSFIPGQPFRWKENGAAEYEFLLSDRADFAWPYAPIFHQRVTKPELTIDPSLILPPLKSYFWRVRGKTADGIWSTWSEPESFIWDAPPIPADLELIQKDRKLFLRWQPAGENLTYAVYGSDEDGFTPSHTPYEVWAHRTDSPAIREIYPANLICITPNTELELTQADWVYGHYRIRAINAAGIGGLPTPCVALPHPFILENSIQTTARVGSEYAVYVKAVRSLGKLFYNRLPDKPMYTGFHHAQRLTFSIQGPAWLQIRDYDGYLHGTPTSADKGINNFMITVADQNGEKDIFTFDITVTEAAF; this comes from the coding sequence ATGAGTAAACCGACGCGTGAAAACCCGGAAAAACAGCAAGCTCCGGCAACTCCGAAAAACGCTGTCGAAAACAGCTCGCTTTGCGCTGACGCCGCTGCACAGCAGTATACCGAAACCCTGACGACGGATTCAAGCGGATTTTGTCAATATCGAATTTTGACACAGACAACCATCGACAGTCTAAACACTTCCGCCGAACCCTCGGACCCGCCCGCTTTTCAAAATAACCTCGCCTTGATTCTCGAAAATCCCACCGCCACATCGGTCAAGGTGAATGCCCTGACTGCAAACGGGTGCGATTTTTCATCCCTACCCGGTTTACTGAAAACCGTCTGCGGGCAATACAACACCGACCGTGAAAAAGCCCTTGCCCTCTGGCAGTTTCTGAGGCAATATCTCACCTTCGGCATCACTTGGCCCGATCAGGATTTTCGCAGCCCCGATTTTTCGCTGATCCGTTTTCTGAACGGTTTCGGCAGCGGTGCCTGCGGGAGTTTTAACGGCTCATTGGCATTGCTTGCTGCCGCGGCGGGTATTCCGACCCGCACCGGTTCGCTTTCCGACGGCAGTCACGCGGTCACAGAACTGTTTTTCGATGGGAAAAGCCGTTATTTCGACGCGCTCTACCCGAACGCCGGACACCTTTTCAAAGGCGCTTTTATTCTCGACGAAATCGGAGAAGTCGCATCCCACGAACAGCTTTGTTTGGATTCTTTTTTGACCCGCCGTGCAGGTCCGGTCGAAATCGGGGAACTCGCTTCTCTTTTCGGCAGCGGCGATCACTGGCGCACTGACAGAATCTCTTCTTATACGGATCCCCGCGACATGTCCTTTACCCTCCAACCCGGCCAGCAGTTGGTTTTTTATTATAATAAATTCATCGGCGAAAAGCTCCCGCACCAAAATCTCGTCTCCGGCGAAAAACGGCTTCTCGGCGCGGCATGCAGCCATGCCCTGAAAAAAGATCAATCATCCTATGTTTATTGGGACGACTGCCCCTGGCCGATCACCGGGCTTTACATCCACGGTAAACTGAATTCCGGTCAGCTTGCTGTTTTTCTGCATGCCTCCGGGAAAAACCATCTTTCAATCACGCAGCCCGGCGAATTTTCCTTCGATTTCAAGAATGTCTGCAATGCTTTCGCCAAAACAAGCCACCACTGCACATTGATCATAGAATCGGCAGACGCCGATTTTAAAATTGACGAAATCAAACTTCTGTTTCAGGTCTGCCGCCCGTCTCTGCCCGCATTGCGTTCCGGCAAAAACACGCTCGAACTGCGCGCCGACCCGAACAGCACGTTAAAAATTACGCATATCTGCCGCGAGTCCGCCGTTTCTCCGCCAACGCCGCCGAAACTTCTCTCTTTTATCCCCGGCCAGCCCTTCCGATGGAAAGAAAACGGCGCCGCCGAGTACGAATTCCTCCTCAGCGACCGCGCCGATTTCGCTTGGCCGTATGCGCCGATCTTCCACCAACGCGTAACAAAACCCGAACTCACTATTGACCCCTCATTGATTCTGCCGCCTTTAAAATCTTATTTTTGGCGGGTACGCGGCAAAACCGCCGATGGTATTTGGAGTACGTGGAGCGAACCCGAATCATTTATCTGGGATGCGCCGCCCATTCCCGCCGATCTTGAATTGATTCAAAAAGATCGTAAATTATTTTTGCGTTGGCAGCCCGCCGGTGAAAATCTCACCTATGCCGTCTACGGCAGTGACGAGGACGGCTTCACCCCGAGCCATACCCCCTATGAGGTCTGGGCGCACCGCACCGATTCTCCTGCAATCCGCGAAATTTACCCCGCAAATCTGATCTGCATCACGCCGAATACCGAACTCGAACTCACGCAAGCCGATTGGGTTTACGGCCATTATCGCATCCGTGCGATCAACGCCGCAGGCATCGGCGGTCTTCCGACGCCTTGTGTGGCTCTGCCGCACCCGTTTATTCTCGAAAATTCCATCCAAACCACCGCCCGTGTCGGCAGCGAATACGCCGTCTATGTCAAAGCCGTCCGCTCACTCGGAAAACTGTTCTATAACCGCTTGCCCGACAAACCGATGTACACCGGTTTTCACCATGCCCAGCGGCTCACTTTTTCGATCCAAGGCCCCGCGTGGCTGCAAATCCGCGATTACGACGGCTACCTGCACGGCACGCCGACATCTGCCGACAAGGGCATAAACAATTTTATGATCACCGTCGCCGACCAAAACGGCGAAAAAGATATTTTCACATTCGACATCACCGTGACGGAGGCAGCATTTTGA
- a CDS encoding glycoside hydrolase family 43 protein, with translation MKTQLVQNPILPGFNPDPSILRVGDDYYIATSTFEWVPGVQIHHSRDLVHWRLLTHPLTNLDLRGIPSRGGIWAPCLSYDKGTFYLIYTVVYGHQGVFKDLDNYLITAKAIEGPWTEPIRLNSTGFDPSLFHDEDGRKWLVNMSWDFRKDHPKFGGILLQEYDPKAQKLIGPIQNIYSGTELGTTEGPHLYRHNGYYYLMTAEGGTGYNHAVSMARSKSIFGPYENDPIGLVVTTKDFPDYPLQKAGHGDLVQTQTGEWYLVHLASRPFPGTRECILGRETCLQKVCWTNDGWLRLESGGSKPQLIVPAPDLPAHSFEALPTRDDFDSKTLRIHYQTLYAALGEEKLSLTARPGFLRLYGGPSFAAPVPQSLIVRRQQSWNYTAETLLEFEPNEYRQMAGLVCLHDTGNFLYLRVSRDDGKKMLGIMANDNNAYSYPIDDIPLPEHKAIRLRVEVKTRDLQFYYSVANEEFKSIGPVFDTVALTDDHSALTGYTGAFVGLCCQDLTGQKTPADFDYFDYSEDGK, from the coding sequence ATGAAAACGCAGCTCGTTCAAAACCCCATCCTGCCCGGTTTCAATCCCGACCCCTCGATTCTGCGGGTCGGGGACGACTACTACATCGCCACTTCGACTTTCGAGTGGGTTCCGGGTGTGCAGATTCACCACTCGCGCGATCTTGTGCATTGGCGGCTGCTGACCCATCCGCTCACGAATCTCGACCTGCGCGGCATCCCATCCCGAGGCGGTATCTGGGCACCGTGTCTTTCGTATGATAAAGGCACATTTTATCTGATTTATACGGTAGTCTACGGTCATCAGGGTGTTTTCAAAGACCTCGATAATTATCTCATCACCGCAAAGGCCATCGAAGGCCCGTGGACGGAACCGATCCGGCTCAACAGCACCGGTTTCGACCCCTCGCTGTTCCATGATGAAGATGGCCGCAAATGGCTTGTCAATATGAGCTGGGATTTCCGCAAAGACCACCCGAAATTCGGCGGTATCCTCCTGCAGGAATACGACCCCAAAGCGCAAAAACTCATCGGCCCGATTCAAAACATCTACTCCGGCACCGAACTCGGAACCACCGAAGGTCCACACCTTTATCGCCATAACGGTTATTATTATCTGATGACCGCCGAGGGCGGCACCGGTTATAACCACGCGGTCTCGATGGCGCGATCCAAATCCATTTTCGGCCCTTATGAAAACGATCCGATCGGACTCGTCGTCACCACGAAAGATTTTCCCGATTATCCGCTGCAAAAAGCGGGTCACGGCGACCTTGTGCAGACCCAAACCGGCGAGTGGTATTTGGTTCATTTGGCCTCCAGACCTTTCCCCGGCACCCGCGAGTGCATTTTAGGCCGCGAGACCTGCCTGCAAAAGGTCTGCTGGACAAATGACGGCTGGCTGCGGCTTGAAAGCGGCGGTTCCAAGCCCCAACTCATTGTTCCCGCACCCGATCTTCCGGCTCACTCCTTTGAAGCACTTCCCACCCGGGATGATTTCGATTCAAAAACGCTGCGTATCCATTATCAAACCCTCTATGCGGCGCTCGGCGAAGAAAAGCTCTCCCTGACCGCCCGACCCGGATTTCTGCGGTTATACGGCGGCCCGTCGTTTGCCGCACCGGTACCCCAGTCACTGATCGTCCGCCGCCAGCAGAGTTGGAATTACACCGCCGAAACCCTGCTCGAATTCGAGCCGAATGAATACCGACAGATGGCGGGACTCGTCTGTCTGCACGACACCGGCAACTTCCTCTACCTGCGCGTCAGCCGCGACGACGGCAAAAAGATGCTGGGTATCATGGCAAATGACAATAACGCCTACAGCTATCCGATTGACGATATCCCTCTACCGGAACATAAAGCAATCCGCCTGCGCGTTGAGGTCAAGACCCGGGATCTGCAATTTTATTATTCGGTTGCAAACGAGGAATTCAAATCCATCGGCCCGGTGTTCGACACTGTCGCCCTGACCGATGACCACAGTGCCCTGACCGGTTATACCGGCGCGTTTGTCGGCCTGTGCTGCCAAGACCTGACTGGGCAAAAAACGCCCGCCGATTTCGACTATTTCGATTATTCGGAAGACGGAAAATAA
- a CDS encoding Gfo/Idh/MocA family oxidoreductase yields the protein MNNKPVKLGLVGLHFGELMIKDLQKPENQPFIEIAALCDRDEPLAKRLTAEYGIAKYYTSLETLLADPGIEAVGLFTAPEGRAKLIDQILDTGRDVLTTKPFERSSEEARRILQKARSLGRTIHLNSPAPTPPEDIRQIDDLISQYHLGRPIAYRASTWCRYREQPDGSWYDDPNRCPAAPIYRLGIYLINDISRYFGEIENLQVFQSCIFTERPTSDNAQLSLIHKNGSIGSIFASFCIDDRRHYLYTLELNFENGTIFRNCGVDAVYGKIKLDLSASVNGEQVKEHREFGGHIGEYQYDQFNKAVRGGILENPTPDDQIINGIKLIEML from the coding sequence ATGAACAACAAACCCGTCAAACTCGGCCTTGTCGGCCTGCATTTCGGCGAACTGATGATCAAGGACCTGCAAAAGCCCGAAAATCAACCGTTCATCGAGATCGCCGCGCTCTGCGACCGGGACGAACCCCTCGCCAAACGCCTTACCGCCGAATACGGCATTGCAAAGTATTATACTTCTCTTGAAACACTACTCGCCGACCCCGGGATCGAGGCGGTCGGCCTGTTCACCGCACCCGAAGGCCGCGCCAAACTGATCGATCAAATCCTCGATACCGGACGCGACGTGCTGACGACCAAGCCGTTTGAGCGCAGTTCGGAAGAAGCCCGCCGTATTTTGCAAAAAGCCCGTTCCCTCGGCAGAACCATCCACCTCAATTCTCCCGCGCCAACCCCGCCGGAGGATATCAGGCAAATCGACGACTTGATTTCGCAATACCATCTCGGCAGACCGATCGCCTACCGCGCCTCGACTTGGTGTCGTTACCGCGAGCAACCCGACGGCAGTTGGTACGACGACCCCAACCGCTGTCCCGCCGCACCGATCTATCGGTTGGGTATCTATCTGATCAACGACATCTCGCGCTATTTCGGCGAAATCGAAAATTTGCAGGTCTTTCAATCCTGTATTTTTACCGAACGCCCGACTTCGGATAACGCCCAACTCTCCCTGATTCATAAAAACGGTTCCATCGGCAGCATCTTCGCCTCATTCTGTATCGATGACCGCCGTCATTATCTCTACACGCTGGAGCTGAACTTTGAAAACGGCACCATTTTCCGCAACTGCGGGGTGGACGCCGTTTACGGTAAAATCAAACTCGACCTGTCCGCTTCCGTCAACGGCGAACAGGTCAAAGAACACCGCGAATTCGGCGGACATATCGGCGAATATCAATATGATCAGTTTAACAAAGCCGTCCGCGGCGGGATTCTCGAAAACCCCACCCCGGACGACCAAATTATTAACGGAATCAAATTGATCGAAATGCTTTGA
- a CDS encoding 3-ketoacyl-ACP reductase has product MKIALITGSSRGIGLGILKALNKDGYFTVMSSTGYNDRVKTALEGLENCAYLPCDISDSDSRKMLFERIENDYGRLDVLVNNAGVAPKVRADLLEVGEESYDFVVDTNQKGTFFVTQAAANLMVKGIKTKSAGYCPRIVNISSVSAYTSSVNRAEYCISKAGVSMITKLFADRLAEYGIPVFEVRPGVIDTDMTEKVHEKYDRLIEDGLLPTARWGTPEDVGNAVSLLCSGKLDYSTGQVIDVDGGFHLRRL; this is encoded by the coding sequence ATGAAAATCGCACTGATTACGGGGTCTTCGCGGGGGATCGGGCTGGGCATTTTGAAAGCGCTGAACAAAGACGGCTATTTCACGGTCATGAGCAGCACCGGGTACAATGATCGGGTAAAGACCGCTTTGGAGGGGCTTGAAAACTGCGCCTATCTCCCGTGCGACATCTCCGATTCCGATTCCCGAAAGATGTTATTTGAGCGGATCGAAAACGACTACGGACGGCTGGACGTGTTGGTCAACAATGCCGGAGTCGCGCCCAAAGTCCGCGCCGATTTATTGGAAGTCGGCGAGGAGAGCTATGATTTTGTGGTCGATACCAACCAAAAGGGCACGTTTTTTGTCACGCAGGCGGCGGCGAATCTGATGGTCAAGGGGATAAAAACAAAAAGCGCGGGCTATTGCCCACGCATTGTCAATATCTCATCGGTTTCGGCTTACACTTCTTCGGTCAACCGCGCCGAATACTGCATTTCAAAAGCCGGGGTCTCGATGATTACGAAATTATTCGCAGATCGATTGGCCGAATACGGCATTCCGGTATTCGAGGTGCGTCCTGGCGTGATTGATACCGATATGACCGAGAAAGTTCATGAAAAATATGATCGGCTGATTGAAGACGGGCTGCTGCCGACAGCGCGCTGGGGTACGCCGGAAGACGTCGGGAACGCTGTATCGCTGTTGTGTTCGGGGAAACTGGATTACTCGACCGGACAGGTGATTGATGTCGACGGCGGGTTTCATTTGAGAAGATTGTAA